One window of Leptospiraceae bacterium genomic DNA carries:
- a CDS encoding 16S rRNA methyltransferase, whose translation MSILYIISVPIGNERDIAMNAIEKLQQADLIIGEEHKETSKLLKLNGIDKEFELLNEHSDDSEMNRLLGLLKESYLTCLISDAGTPGIEDPGSGLVNLAVRNGIEVKIVPGASALTCALALCGFRISPFTFIGFLNREEEKRKIEINRYLSLGHTLVMYETPYRYKKVIQEIAKYSKKTIAFSWGLNLTADDEIQYRGTLKDILKELEKFPKAPPVIVIEC comes from the coding sequence ATGAGTATATTATATATCATATCAGTCCCTATCGGAAATGAGCGCGATATTGCTATGAATGCAATCGAGAAATTGCAGCAGGCAGATTTAATCATTGGGGAAGAGCACAAAGAAACTTCCAAACTTTTAAAGCTAAATGGAATTGATAAAGAATTTGAATTACTAAATGAGCATTCCGATGATTCGGAAATGAATCGTCTTTTGGGTTTACTGAAAGAGAGTTATTTGACTTGCTTGATTTCAGATGCCGGAACTCCGGGAATAGAAGATCCGGGAAGTGGACTTGTCAATCTTGCTGTAAGAAATGGAATAGAAGTAAAAATTGTCCCCGGAGCCAGTGCGCTTACTTGTGCGTTGGCGCTCTGTGGATTTAGAATTTCACCGTTTACGTTTATTGGGTTTTTAAATCGAGAAGAAGAGAAACGAAAGATAGAGATTAACCGTTATTTGTCGCTTGGACATACTCTCGTAATGTATGAGACTCCCTATCGGTATAAAAAAGTAATTCAAGAAATTGCGAAGTATTCCAAAAAAACCATCGCATTTTCTTGGGGTCTAAACCTAACGGCAGATGATGAAATTCAATACAGAGGAACGCTTAAGGACATTCTAAAAGAGTTAGAAAAATTTCCTAAAGCGCCCCCTGTAATTGTGATTGAGTGTTAG
- a CDS encoding haloacid dehalogenase-like hydrolase — MTISKPISTFPLRNWTRENHASLVWEICKSPGLAAFDFDNTLIKNDFGETVMNALIADGLKSLKVNFLDFFHDKTKAERVWKLREKNPTLLNEFVWKEYSDKMKAEGVESAYRWSSFLFSGWTEKKIRSFAKKVWKAELKRKDNTSVSPYKEMIGLVKFMLEKQWKIFIVTASPETIIREVSPVFSIPPENVIGMSLLEKEGISTVEIVEPYTYGEGKVKALWERVGANADLAFGDSENDFPLLKSATRFGVLIDKGNSELADKCRSINCLIQPVFR, encoded by the coding sequence CTGACTATCAGTAAACCCATTTCGACATTTCCGCTTAGAAATTGGACAAGAGAAAATCATGCAAGCTTAGTCTGGGAAATATGCAAATCTCCCGGACTAGCAGCCTTTGATTTTGATAATACATTAATTAAAAATGACTTTGGTGAGACAGTCATGAATGCACTCATCGCTGACGGACTCAAATCGCTAAAGGTAAATTTTCTAGATTTCTTTCACGACAAAACAAAAGCAGAAAGAGTCTGGAAGTTGAGAGAGAAAAATCCTACTCTACTCAATGAATTTGTCTGGAAGGAATACTCTGACAAAATGAAAGCGGAAGGCGTGGAGAGTGCTTATCGCTGGTCATCCTTTTTGTTTTCAGGTTGGACTGAAAAGAAAATTCGTAGCTTCGCCAAGAAAGTCTGGAAGGCAGAACTCAAACGCAAGGATAATACAAGCGTTAGTCCCTACAAAGAAATGATTGGGCTAGTTAAGTTTATGTTAGAAAAGCAATGGAAGATTTTTATCGTTACCGCCTCACCGGAAACTATTATACGAGAAGTAAGTCCAGTCTTCTCAATCCCACCGGAAAATGTAATTGGTATGAGTCTTTTAGAAAAAGAAGGAATTTCTACCGTAGAAATCGTCGAGCCTTACACCTATGGAGAGGGCAAAGTCAAAGCTTTGTGGGAAAGAGTAGGGGCAAATGCTGATTTGGCGTTTGGAGATTCAGAGAATGACTTTCCTCTCCTCAAATCTGCCACTCGGTTCGGAGTTTTAATTGACAAAGGAAACTCAGAATTAGCCGATAAATGTAGAAGTATTAATTGCCTGATCCAGCCAGTATTTAGATGA